In Anticarsia gemmatalis isolate Benzon Research Colony breed Stoneville strain chromosome 5, ilAntGemm2 primary, whole genome shotgun sequence, the following are encoded in one genomic region:
- the RhoGAP100F gene encoding rho GTPase activating protein at 100F isoform X3, producing MQWRKLTRLKSSPGGQSRARRMLCCGRRKENGRAAPDLTASPGRALPGPPQPPRANHAPPCVLQPDFRKVSGVSNEIFRQIEMVENDHDSTTAAALEAVERRGEMIVRILELRQVGRNNVEAAKKFFALQDARHIVQLVEIVKRPGQTLGLYIREGDGGARTDGVFISRIALESAVYNSGCLKVGDEILAVNLVDVRRMSLDDVVIIMSIPRRLLLCTRQRKGKSGPGSPSLPRSEHKPPPVVVLKRDCRDDDDRDRDRVDGLYSQYRHGTLRSAGPGGGVRPVGDGREERSRLQLGALSPDSTALDLYYNPRPPSDHSTWSYRPPPPVITEQPKSQATHFVPYERSYPNTLDSLAEKVHSFYPADSGSTRFGGRVPRSGSEQQLPRAETHSDFGRHSLLRSSLKASAAAGASSLRYNQRYVGVGMPGSGLGGTGLTDTSLTGTSLGPGLPSGLSTTGLSGLTGSSLVGSGLTSSGLGSGLTRTGLSSALGDTYGTAGLGLPSYSSKFGTARRNRSLDYSSDTEATAPTRAPYYSGLSGYRSSTLGRDIGSKFNSLPRDVRGTGQRLGLTRRAGSVLQDEPEPLSSRLDLRSSRVFTSDEYRAWLSRAPSTSALYETLRPRLPTHYSAENIHDALKNMESGSRFGSSLGLASRRVERPRHLPARSVSSQQLGATQQLGAGAGGSPSARRVRQLLELGSRFNCPNPSPVPTPGSRHHRHLDINTSEFLKYKVEKPTTGGLSASMTGLSRLSGGVSGMLWVHLLAGRGLRPSASGASPGSPPSGPLAPPQPPVAPRDLYCVLECDRVHKARTVVRTGELQFDWDESFELDLVDNRQLDVLVYSWDPQHRHKLCYRGAVTLPDLLARSPAHQLAIKMEPRGTLYVRVRHTEPHDLFRRRPAAARGAPLFGAELEAVVSREPRPPHAPPVPLIVRRCVEEIERRGLDIIGLYRLCGSASKKRILREAFERNARGVELAPDSVPDINVITGLLKDYLRELPQPLFSRCLYQMTLDALGVCLPDDREGNARLMASIVECLPRAARATLVFLLDHLALVVAAQDRNKMSPQHLAVALAPPLMLQSQPPAEMDYQRPIHVLQCLLQIWPPPKRSVRRGEPATGPRGNRVSASPAASLTLPPGRVPPSVSPYRPQVAASAASPPPALSGRPAPDRSPPAHVLSSVRAGQYRPQSPLRGPLPAPPRSRQVTVSSPGSPSSSSGSHSPADTIKHGGSVSSILRQPERAASPRSSPRSSPRASPRASPRDSPRTSTPRDREHASRDSSREHTPRDSTPREPGSRESPRSVIPGTSAGLAVTLNSAVGGVGSGGLSPRYSSTNPFLQQYDAEEEAEAWRAADIFSSPSTHA from the exons GAGAACGGGCGCGCGGCGCCGGACCTGACGGCGTCGCCGGGCCGCGCGCTGCCCGGCCCGCCCCAGCCACCGCGCGCCAACCATGCGCCTCCCTGCGTGCTGCAGCCGGACTTCCGAAAG GTATCAGGAGTGAGTAATGAAATATTCAGGCAGATTGAAATGGTGGAGAATGACCACGATTCGACCACGGCCGCGGCGCTTGAG GCGGTTGAGCGCCGCGGCGAGATGATCGTACGGATTTTAGAATTGAGACAAGTTGGCCGTAACAATGTCGAAGCCGCCAAGAAATTCTTCGCATTACAG GATGCCCGTCACATAGTCCAGCTAGTGGAAATAGTGAAACGTCCAGGTCAGACGTTGGGCTTGTATATCAGAGAGGGGGATGGAGGTGCGAGGACGGATGGAGTGTTCATATCCCGGATAGCACTGGAGTCAGCCGTGTACAACAGCGGCTGCTTGAAGGTCGGAGACGAGATCCTGGCCGTGAATCTGGTGGACGTGAGGCGAATGTCGCTGGATGATGTCGTCATCATCATGTCGATACCGAGGAGGCTACTGCTGTGCACGAGGCAGAGGAAAG GTAAATCGGGACCAGGCTCGCCATCATTGCCGCGGTCGGAGCACAAACCGCCACCGGTCGTGGTCCTCAAGAGGGATTGTCGAGATGATGATGACAGGGATCGAGATCGCGTTGATGGACTTTATTCACA GTACAGACACGGGACTCTCCGATCGGCGGGTCCAGGAGGCGGAGTGCGTCCAGTTGGTGACGGAAGGGAAGAGAGGAGTAGACTCCAACTGGGCGCACTGTCTCCTGACTCGACAGCGCTTGATTTGTATTACAATCCACGGCCGCCATCAGACCATTCTACATGGAG CTACCGTCCCCCACCACCGGTTATAACGGAACAGCCAAAGTCGCAAGCGACTCATTTCGTGCCATACGAAAGGTCTTATCCAAATACCCTGGATAGTCTAGCGGAGAAAGTGCATTCTTTCTACCCGGCGGACAGTGGAAG taCAAGGTTTGGTGGACGAGTTCCTCGGTCAGGCTCGGAACAACAATTGCCACGAGCGGAAACGCATTCAGATTTTGGAAGACATTCGTTGCTCAGATCTAGTTTGAAAGCTTCGGCTGCAGCGGGAG CTTCAAGTTTAAGATATAATCAACGTTATGTTGGTGTGGGAATGCCAGGCTCTGGATTAGGAGGTACCGGTCTCACAGACACTAGCTTGACGGGAACCAGTTTAGGACCAGGACTCCCAAGTGGTTTATCAACTACAGGGCTTAGTGGTCTTACCGGTTCAAGTTTAGTTGGCTCAGGATTGACAAGTTCTGGATTAGGGTCCGGCTTAACGAGAACGGGACTTAGTTCTGCACTCGGAGATACATATGGAACGGCTGGATTGGGACTACCTTCATACAGTAGTAAATTCGGAACGGCAAGGCGAAATAGAAGCCTGGACTACTCATCAGATACAGAAGCCACAGCGCCAACCAGAGCCCCGTATTATTCAGGGCTTAGTGGCTATCGGAGTAGCACACTGGGAAGGGATATTGGATCGAAGTTTAATTCACTGCCGAGGGATGTGAGAGGGACTGGACAGAG GTTGGGACTGACAAGACGCGCAGGAAGTGTTCTACAAGATGAGCCGGAGCCTTTGTCTTCACGTTTGGATCTTCGTTCTTCCAGAG TATTTACTTCAGATGAATACAGGGCGTGGCTATCCCGCGCCCCATCTACCAGCGCACTCTATGAGACCCTGCGCCCTAGACTTCCAACGCACTATTCTGCTGAAAACATACACGACGCGCTCAAAAAC atggAAAGTGGTAGCCGCTTTGGCTCATCACTTGGTCTGGCTAGTCGTCGTGTAGAACGGCCACGCCATTTACCAGCCCGTTCAGTATCCTCACAACAGCTGGGTGCAACGCAGCAACTCGGTGCGGGCGCTGGAGGCTCACCGTCAGCTCGCCGAGTGAGGCAGCTGCTTGAGCTTGGGTCACGGTTCAACTGTCCCAACCCCAGTCCAGTACCAACGCCTGGCTCGCGACATCATAGACATCTTGATATTAACACTAGTG AGTTCCTAAAATACAAAGTGGAGAAACCAACCACTGGTGGTTTGTCTGCTTCAATGACTGGCCTATCTCGACTGTCGGGCGGAGTGTCGGGTATGCTGTGGGTGCACCTGTTAGCGGGCCGTGGCCTGCGACCGTCAGCGTCAGGTGCTTCACCAGGATCCCCGCCGTCTGGTCCGCTAGCACCACCACAGCCACCCGTCGCACCCAGGGATCTCTATTGCGTGCTTGAATGTGATCGAGTGCATAAAGCTCGGACTGTT GTTCGCACCGGTGAGCTCCAATTCGACTGGGATGAGTCATTTGAGCTCGATCTGGTGGACAACAGGCAGCTGGACGTCTTGGTCTACTCATGGGATCCTCAACACAGGCACAAGCTGTGTTATCGCGGCGCTGTCACTCTACCAGATCTTTTGGCAAGATCGCCTGCTCATCAATTGGCAATCAag ATGGAGCCACGTGGCACTCTCTACGTTCGCGTACGGCACACGGAGCCTCACGATCTGTTCCGACGACGCCCGGCAGCTGCCCGTGGTGCACCGTTGTTCGGAGCTGAGCTTGAAGCAGTCGTATCTCGAGAACCGCGACCACCGCATGCGCCACCAGTGCCGCTCATCGTAAGGCGGTGTGTGGAGGAAATTGAACGACGTGGATTGGACATCATCG gtCTTTACCGCTTATGCGGGTCGGCGAGCAAAAAGCGCATACTGCGAGAAGCATTTGAGAGGAATGCTCGTGGAGTGGAATTGGCACCAGATTCAGTTCCTGACATTAACGTCATCACTGGTCTGCTGAAAGACTACCTGCGAGAATTGCCGCAACCACTGTTTAGCCGATGCCTGTACCAGATGACTCTGGATGCTCTGG GTGTATGTCTCCCAGACGACAGAGAAGGCAATGCCCGTCTAATGGCGTCAATAGTGGAATGCCTACCACGAGCAGCGAGAGCGACCTTGGTCTTCTTACTCGACCACTTGGCTCTCGTGGTGGCCGCTCAAGACCGAAACAAGATGTCCCCACAACATCTGGCTGTGGCTCTAGCCCCGCCCTTGATGCTGCAGTCACAACCACCAGCAGAGATGGACTATCAGAGGCCTATACACGTTCTGCAGTGCCTCCTGCAGATTTGGCCACCGCCCAAACGTTCAG TTCGGCGCGGCGAGCCAGCAACCGGGCCGCGTGGAAACAGAGTCAGTGCGTCGCCAGCGGCCTCACTCACCCTCCCCCCAG GCCGAGTTCCGCCCTCAGTCAGTCCATATCGGCCTCAAGTGGCAGCATCAGCAGCATCTCCGCCGCCAGCTCTCTCGGGTCGGCCCGCGCCAGACCGCTCGCCGCCCGCACAT GTTCTCTCATCAGTCAGGGCAGGCCAATATCGTCCGCAGTCGCCTCTTCGCGGCCCGCTGCCCGCTCCTCCTCGGTCCCGTCAGGTGACGGTGTCGTCGCCAGGCTCTCCCAGCAGTAGCTCCGGCAGCCACAGCCCGGCGGACACCATTAAACACGGAGGTTCCGTGTCATCTATTTTGCGGCAGCCCGAGCGGGCGGCGTCGCCCAGGTCGTCTCCGCGGTCTTCACCGCGGGCGTCCCCTCGGGCCTCGCCGAGAGACTCGCCACGTACCAGCACGCCGCGTGATCGCGAGCACGCGTCACGTGACTCGTCCCGCGAGCACACGCCGCGCGACTCCACGCCGCGAGAGCCAGGCTCCCGCGAGTCTCCGCGCTCGGTGATCCCCGGCACTTCTGCGGGACTCGCCGTCACGCTCAACTCTGCGGTGGGCGGCGTCGGCAGCGGCGGCCTCAGTCCCCGCTACAGCTCCACTAACCCGTTCCTGCAGCAGTACGACGCCGAGGAGGAGGCGGAGGCGTGGCGTGCCGCCGACATATTCTCCTCGCCCTCCACGCACGCATAG
- the RhoGAP100F gene encoding rho GTPase activating protein at 100F isoform X1, which translates to MQWRKLTRLKSSPGGQSRARRMLCCGRRKENGRAAPDLTASPGRALPGPPQPPRANHAPPCVLQPDFRKVSGVSNEIFRQIEMVENDHDSTTAAALEAVERRGEMIVRILELRQVGRNNVEAAKKFFALQDARHIVQLVEIVKRPGQTLGLYIREGDGGARTDGVFISRIALESAVYNSGCLKVGDEILAVNLVDVRRMSLDDVVIIMSIPRRLLLCTRQRKGKSGPGSPSLPRSEHKPPPVVVLKRDCRDDDDRDRDRVDGLYSQYRHGTLRSAGPGGGVRPVGDGREERSRLQLGALSPDSTALDLYYNPRPPSDHSTWSYRPPPPVITEQPKSQATHFVPYERSYPNTLDSLAEKVHSFYPADSGSTRFGGRVPRSGSEQQLPRAETHSDFGRHSLLRSSLKASAAAGASSLRYNQRYVGVGMPGSGLGGTGLTDTSLTGTSLGPGLPSGLSTTGLSGLTGSSLVGSGLTSSGLGSGLTRTGLSSALGDTYGTAGLGLPSYSSKFGTARRNRSLDYSSDTEATAPTRAPYYSGLSGYRSSTLGRDIGSKFNSLPRDVRGTGQRLGLTRRAGSVLQDEPEPLSSRLDLRSSRGRLPSSPSVFTSDEYRAWLSRAPSTSALYETLRPRLPTHYSAENIHDALKNMESGSRFGSSLGLASRRVERPRHLPARSVSSQQLGATQQLGAGAGGSPSARRVRQLLELGSRFNCPNPSPVPTPGSRHHRHLDINTSEFLKYKVEKPTTGGLSASMTGLSRLSGGVSGMLWVHLLAGRGLRPSASGASPGSPPSGPLAPPQPPVAPRDLYCVLECDRVHKARTVVRTGELQFDWDESFELDLVDNRQLDVLVYSWDPQHRHKLCYRGAVTLPDLLARSPAHQLAIKMEPRGTLYVRVRHTEPHDLFRRRPAAARGAPLFGAELEAVVSREPRPPHAPPVPLIVRRCVEEIERRGLDIIGLYRLCGSASKKRILREAFERNARGVELAPDSVPDINVITGLLKDYLRELPQPLFSRCLYQMTLDALGVCLPDDREGNARLMASIVECLPRAARATLVFLLDHLALVVAAQDRNKMSPQHLAVALAPPLMLQSQPPAEMDYQRPIHVLQCLLQIWPPPKRSVRRGEPATGPRGNRVSASPAASLTLPPGRVPPSVSPYRPQVAASAASPPPALSGRPAPDRSPPAHVLSSVRAGQYRPQSPLRGPLPAPPRSRQVTVSSPGSPSSSSGSHSPADTIKHGGSVSSILRQPERAASPRSSPRSSPRASPRASPRDSPRTSTPRDREHASRDSSREHTPRDSTPREPGSRESPRSVIPGTSAGLAVTLNSAVGGVGSGGLSPRYSSTNPFLQQYDAEEEAEAWRAADIFSSPSTHA; encoded by the exons GAGAACGGGCGCGCGGCGCCGGACCTGACGGCGTCGCCGGGCCGCGCGCTGCCCGGCCCGCCCCAGCCACCGCGCGCCAACCATGCGCCTCCCTGCGTGCTGCAGCCGGACTTCCGAAAG GTATCAGGAGTGAGTAATGAAATATTCAGGCAGATTGAAATGGTGGAGAATGACCACGATTCGACCACGGCCGCGGCGCTTGAG GCGGTTGAGCGCCGCGGCGAGATGATCGTACGGATTTTAGAATTGAGACAAGTTGGCCGTAACAATGTCGAAGCCGCCAAGAAATTCTTCGCATTACAG GATGCCCGTCACATAGTCCAGCTAGTGGAAATAGTGAAACGTCCAGGTCAGACGTTGGGCTTGTATATCAGAGAGGGGGATGGAGGTGCGAGGACGGATGGAGTGTTCATATCCCGGATAGCACTGGAGTCAGCCGTGTACAACAGCGGCTGCTTGAAGGTCGGAGACGAGATCCTGGCCGTGAATCTGGTGGACGTGAGGCGAATGTCGCTGGATGATGTCGTCATCATCATGTCGATACCGAGGAGGCTACTGCTGTGCACGAGGCAGAGGAAAG GTAAATCGGGACCAGGCTCGCCATCATTGCCGCGGTCGGAGCACAAACCGCCACCGGTCGTGGTCCTCAAGAGGGATTGTCGAGATGATGATGACAGGGATCGAGATCGCGTTGATGGACTTTATTCACA GTACAGACACGGGACTCTCCGATCGGCGGGTCCAGGAGGCGGAGTGCGTCCAGTTGGTGACGGAAGGGAAGAGAGGAGTAGACTCCAACTGGGCGCACTGTCTCCTGACTCGACAGCGCTTGATTTGTATTACAATCCACGGCCGCCATCAGACCATTCTACATGGAG CTACCGTCCCCCACCACCGGTTATAACGGAACAGCCAAAGTCGCAAGCGACTCATTTCGTGCCATACGAAAGGTCTTATCCAAATACCCTGGATAGTCTAGCGGAGAAAGTGCATTCTTTCTACCCGGCGGACAGTGGAAG taCAAGGTTTGGTGGACGAGTTCCTCGGTCAGGCTCGGAACAACAATTGCCACGAGCGGAAACGCATTCAGATTTTGGAAGACATTCGTTGCTCAGATCTAGTTTGAAAGCTTCGGCTGCAGCGGGAG CTTCAAGTTTAAGATATAATCAACGTTATGTTGGTGTGGGAATGCCAGGCTCTGGATTAGGAGGTACCGGTCTCACAGACACTAGCTTGACGGGAACCAGTTTAGGACCAGGACTCCCAAGTGGTTTATCAACTACAGGGCTTAGTGGTCTTACCGGTTCAAGTTTAGTTGGCTCAGGATTGACAAGTTCTGGATTAGGGTCCGGCTTAACGAGAACGGGACTTAGTTCTGCACTCGGAGATACATATGGAACGGCTGGATTGGGACTACCTTCATACAGTAGTAAATTCGGAACGGCAAGGCGAAATAGAAGCCTGGACTACTCATCAGATACAGAAGCCACAGCGCCAACCAGAGCCCCGTATTATTCAGGGCTTAGTGGCTATCGGAGTAGCACACTGGGAAGGGATATTGGATCGAAGTTTAATTCACTGCCGAGGGATGTGAGAGGGACTGGACAGAG GTTGGGACTGACAAGACGCGCAGGAAGTGTTCTACAAGATGAGCCGGAGCCTTTGTCTTCACGTTTGGATCTTCGTTCTTCCAGAG GTCGTTTACCGTCCTCTCCTTCAGTATTTACTTCAGATGAATACAGGGCGTGGCTATCCCGCGCCCCATCTACCAGCGCACTCTATGAGACCCTGCGCCCTAGACTTCCAACGCACTATTCTGCTGAAAACATACACGACGCGCTCAAAAAC atggAAAGTGGTAGCCGCTTTGGCTCATCACTTGGTCTGGCTAGTCGTCGTGTAGAACGGCCACGCCATTTACCAGCCCGTTCAGTATCCTCACAACAGCTGGGTGCAACGCAGCAACTCGGTGCGGGCGCTGGAGGCTCACCGTCAGCTCGCCGAGTGAGGCAGCTGCTTGAGCTTGGGTCACGGTTCAACTGTCCCAACCCCAGTCCAGTACCAACGCCTGGCTCGCGACATCATAGACATCTTGATATTAACACTAGTG AGTTCCTAAAATACAAAGTGGAGAAACCAACCACTGGTGGTTTGTCTGCTTCAATGACTGGCCTATCTCGACTGTCGGGCGGAGTGTCGGGTATGCTGTGGGTGCACCTGTTAGCGGGCCGTGGCCTGCGACCGTCAGCGTCAGGTGCTTCACCAGGATCCCCGCCGTCTGGTCCGCTAGCACCACCACAGCCACCCGTCGCACCCAGGGATCTCTATTGCGTGCTTGAATGTGATCGAGTGCATAAAGCTCGGACTGTT GTTCGCACCGGTGAGCTCCAATTCGACTGGGATGAGTCATTTGAGCTCGATCTGGTGGACAACAGGCAGCTGGACGTCTTGGTCTACTCATGGGATCCTCAACACAGGCACAAGCTGTGTTATCGCGGCGCTGTCACTCTACCAGATCTTTTGGCAAGATCGCCTGCTCATCAATTGGCAATCAag ATGGAGCCACGTGGCACTCTCTACGTTCGCGTACGGCACACGGAGCCTCACGATCTGTTCCGACGACGCCCGGCAGCTGCCCGTGGTGCACCGTTGTTCGGAGCTGAGCTTGAAGCAGTCGTATCTCGAGAACCGCGACCACCGCATGCGCCACCAGTGCCGCTCATCGTAAGGCGGTGTGTGGAGGAAATTGAACGACGTGGATTGGACATCATCG gtCTTTACCGCTTATGCGGGTCGGCGAGCAAAAAGCGCATACTGCGAGAAGCATTTGAGAGGAATGCTCGTGGAGTGGAATTGGCACCAGATTCAGTTCCTGACATTAACGTCATCACTGGTCTGCTGAAAGACTACCTGCGAGAATTGCCGCAACCACTGTTTAGCCGATGCCTGTACCAGATGACTCTGGATGCTCTGG GTGTATGTCTCCCAGACGACAGAGAAGGCAATGCCCGTCTAATGGCGTCAATAGTGGAATGCCTACCACGAGCAGCGAGAGCGACCTTGGTCTTCTTACTCGACCACTTGGCTCTCGTGGTGGCCGCTCAAGACCGAAACAAGATGTCCCCACAACATCTGGCTGTGGCTCTAGCCCCGCCCTTGATGCTGCAGTCACAACCACCAGCAGAGATGGACTATCAGAGGCCTATACACGTTCTGCAGTGCCTCCTGCAGATTTGGCCACCGCCCAAACGTTCAG TTCGGCGCGGCGAGCCAGCAACCGGGCCGCGTGGAAACAGAGTCAGTGCGTCGCCAGCGGCCTCACTCACCCTCCCCCCAG GCCGAGTTCCGCCCTCAGTCAGTCCATATCGGCCTCAAGTGGCAGCATCAGCAGCATCTCCGCCGCCAGCTCTCTCGGGTCGGCCCGCGCCAGACCGCTCGCCGCCCGCACAT GTTCTCTCATCAGTCAGGGCAGGCCAATATCGTCCGCAGTCGCCTCTTCGCGGCCCGCTGCCCGCTCCTCCTCGGTCCCGTCAGGTGACGGTGTCGTCGCCAGGCTCTCCCAGCAGTAGCTCCGGCAGCCACAGCCCGGCGGACACCATTAAACACGGAGGTTCCGTGTCATCTATTTTGCGGCAGCCCGAGCGGGCGGCGTCGCCCAGGTCGTCTCCGCGGTCTTCACCGCGGGCGTCCCCTCGGGCCTCGCCGAGAGACTCGCCACGTACCAGCACGCCGCGTGATCGCGAGCACGCGTCACGTGACTCGTCCCGCGAGCACACGCCGCGCGACTCCACGCCGCGAGAGCCAGGCTCCCGCGAGTCTCCGCGCTCGGTGATCCCCGGCACTTCTGCGGGACTCGCCGTCACGCTCAACTCTGCGGTGGGCGGCGTCGGCAGCGGCGGCCTCAGTCCCCGCTACAGCTCCACTAACCCGTTCCTGCAGCAGTACGACGCCGAGGAGGAGGCGGAGGCGTGGCGTGCCGCCGACATATTCTCCTCGCCCTCCACGCACGCATAG